The Pseudarthrobacter sp. BIM B-2242 region TGGAAGCCGCGGTGGGCCAGCTGAAGCCCAGGGACAATGTCTCCTATGGCATAGATGTTGCCCACGCCGGTGTGCAGGCGGTCGTTGGCCAGGACGAACCCCCGCTCCATCGGGAGGCCATTTTCCTCGTACCCGAGATTTGCCGTGGCCGGGCCGCGGCCAACCGCTACGAGCAGCAGGTCGGCCTCGAGCGTCGTGCCGTCCCGGGTAGTGACCGCGACGCCGTCCTCGTTCTGCGTCACGCCGGCGAACATGGTTTTCGTGTGAAAGGCGATATTGCGGGCCCGGAAGGCGCGTTCGAGCCCTTTGGACACGATTTCCTCTTCGCCGGGTACCAGCCGGGGCAGCGCCTCAATGATGGTGACCTTCGCCCCAAAGGAGCTCCACACCGAGGCGAATTCCACCCCAATTACGCCGCCGCCGAGAATGATGGCGCTTTGGGGCACGAAGTCCAGCTCCAAGGCATGCTCGGACGTGATGACCCGCCCGCCGATGTCCAGCCCCGGAAGGGACCTGGGGTAGGAACCGGAGGCCAGGACAATGTTGTTGCCCCGGTAACGCGTGCCGCCCACCTCGACGGTGTCCGGCTCAACAAGCCTGCCCCAGCCGCTGACAAGTTCGACACCGCTGGAGGCAACCAGGCCCTGAAGACCCTTGTACAGGCGGGAGACCACACGCTCTTTGAACGCGTTCACACCGGACATCTCAACACCTTCAAAGGTGCCGGCCACCCCGACCGACTTGCTGCCACGGATTGCGTCGGCCACCTCCGCGGAATGAAGCAAAGCCTTGGTAGGGATACACCCGCGGTGCAGGCAGGTGCC contains the following coding sequences:
- the lpdA gene encoding dihydrolipoyl dehydrogenase → MSYDLVVLGGGSAGYAAALRGARLGMKVALVEGDKLGGTCLHRGCIPTKALLHSAEVADAIRGSKSVGVAGTFEGVEMSGVNAFKERVVSRLYKGLQGLVASSGVELVSGWGRLVEPDTVEVGGTRYRGNNIVLASGSYPRSLPGLDIGGRVITSEHALELDFVPQSAIILGGGVIGVEFASVWSSFGAKVTIIEALPRLVPGEEEIVSKGLERAFRARNIAFHTKTMFAGVTQNEDGVAVTTRDGTTLEADLLLVAVGRGPATANLGYEENGLPMERGFVLANDRLHTGVGNIYAIGDIVPGLQLAHRGFQHGIFVAEEIAGLKPAPIVESGIPRVTYSEPQIGSVGLTEAQAREKFGTDGVETTEYNLAGNAKSLMLETAGFIKMVRQKDGPIVGVHMIGARVSELIGEGQLMVNWDAYPEDVANLIHAHPTQNDAIGEAALALAGKPLHTHD